One Ailuropoda melanoleuca isolate Jingjing chromosome 14, ASM200744v2, whole genome shotgun sequence DNA segment encodes these proteins:
- the SLC39A6 gene encoding zinc transporter ZIP6 isoform X1, giving the protein MARNLSVILILTFTLSVTNPLHELEPATAFPQTTEKIITNWESGINVDLAVTTRRHHLQQLFHRYGENNSLSVEGFRKLLQNIGIDKVKKIHIHHDHDHHSDHDHHSHRNHAASSKNNRKGLCPDRESDSSGKDSRNSQGKGSHRSEHATGRRNVLIKDGVTASEVTSTVSNAVSEGTHFLETIDTPKPGKLSPKDVSSSTPPSITEKSRVSRLASRKTNESLSEPRKGFMYSRNTNENTQECFNASKLLMSHGMGIQVLLNATEFNYLCPAIVNQIDARSCLIHTTSEKKAEIPPKTYSLQIAWVGGFIAISIISFLSLLGVILVPLMNRVFFKFLLSFLVALAVGTLSGDAFLHLLPHSHASHHHSHSHEESAMEMKRGPLFSHLSSQNIEESTYFDSTWKGLTALGGLYFMFLVEHVLTLIKQFKDKKKKRHSWRAVLYLDNPGVLCFQYSLQTPERNQKKPEADDDVEIKKQLSKYESQLSTNEEKVDADDRPEGFLRADSQEPSHFDSQQPAILEEEEVMIAHAHPQEVYNEYVPRGCKNKCHSHFHDTLGQSDELIHHHHDYHHILHHHHHQNHHPHSHSQRYSREELKDAGIATLAWMVIMGDGLHNFSDGLAIGAAFTEGLSSGLSTSVAVFCHELPHELGDFAVLLKAGMTVKQAVLYNALSAMLAYLGMATGIFIGHYAENVSMWIFALTAGLFMYVALVDMVPEMLHNDASDHGCSRWGYFFLQNAGILLGFGIMLLISIFEHKIVFRINF; this is encoded by the exons ATGGCGAGGAATTTATCTGTAATCTTGATTCTGACCTTCACCCTGTCAGTCACAAATCCCCTTCATGAACTAGAACCGGCAACTGCTTTCCCTCAGACCACTGAGAAAATTATTACAAATTGGGAATCTGGCATTAACGTTGACTTGGCAGTTACCACACGGCGACATCATCTACAGCAGCTTTTCCATCGCTATGGAGAAAATAATTCCTTGTCAGTTGAAGGGTTCAGAAAGTTGCTTCAGAATATAGGCATAGataaggttaaaaaaatccatatacacCATGACCACGACCACCACTCTGACCACGATCACCACTCTCACCGTAATCATGCTGCTTCCAGTAAAAATAATCGGAAAGGTCTTTGCCCAGACCGTGAGTCTGATAGTTCGGGTAAAGATTCCAGAAACAGCCAGGGGAAAGGATCTCACCGATCAGAACATGCCACTGGTAGAAGGAATGTTTTAATCAAGGATGGTGTTACTGCTAGTGAAGTGACCTCAACTGTGTCTAATGCTGTCTCTGAAGGAACTCACTTTCTAGAGACAATAGACACTCCAAAACCTGGAAAACTTTCCCCCAAAGATGTGAGCAGTTCCACTCCACCCAGTATCACAGAAAAGAGCCGGGTGAGCCGGCTGGCCAGTAGGAAAACAAATGAATCTCTGAGTGAGCCCAGAAAAGGCTTTATGTATTccagaaacacaaatgaaaatactCAGGAG TGTTTCAATGCATCAAAGTTGCTTATGTCTCATGGCATGGGCATCCAGGTTCTGCTGAATGCAACGGAGTTCAACTATCTCTGCCCAGCCATCGTCAATCAAATTGATGCTAGATCGTGTCTGATTCATACGAcgagtgaaaagaaagctgaaatcCCTCCAAAGACCTATTCTTTACAAATAG CCTGGGTTGGTGGCTTTATAGCCATTTCCATCATCAGTTTTCTGTCTTTGCTCGGCGTTATCTTAGTGCCTCTCATGAATCGGgtgtttttcaaatttctccTAAGTTTCCTTGTGGCACTGGCCGTTGGGACATTAAGTGGTGATGCTTTTTTACACCTCCTTCCACAT TCTCATGCAAGTCACCACCATAGTCACAGCCATGAAGAATCTGCAATGGAAATGAAGAGAGGGCCACTTTTCAGTCATCTGTCTTCTCAAAACATAGAAGAAAGTACCTATTTTGATTCCACATGGAAGGGTCTGACAGCTCTTGGTGGCTTGTATTTCATGTTTCTTGTTGAACATGTACTCACATTGATCAAGCAATttaaagataagaagaaaaag aggCATTCATGGAGAGCTGTTCTCTATCTCGATAACCCTGGAGTTCTCTGCTTTCAGTATTCCCTTCAAACTCCTGAGAGG aatcagaaaaaacCTGAAGCTGATGATGATGTGGAGATTAAGAAGCAGCTGTCCAAGTATGAATCTCAACTTTCAACAAATGAGGAGAAAGTGGACGCAGATGATC GACCTGAAGGCTTTTTACGAGCAGACTCCCAGGAGCCCTCCCACTTTGATTCTCAACAGCCAGCGATCTTGGAAGAAGAAGAGGTCATGATAGCTCACGCTCATCCGCAGGAGGTCTATAATGAATACGTCCCCCGCGGGTGCAAGAATAAATGCCATTCACATTTTCATGATACGCTTGGCCAGTCAGACGAGCTCATTCACCACCATCATGACTACCATCACATTctgcatcaccaccaccaccaaaaccacCACCCCCACAGTCACAGTCAGCGCTACTCTCGGGAGGAGCTGAAGGACGCCGGCATCGCCACGTTGGCCTGGATGGTAATCATGGGCGACGGCCTGCACAATTTCAGCGATGGCCTCGCAATTG GAGCTGCTTTTACTGAAGGTTTATCAAGTGGTTTAAGTACTTCTGTTGCTGTGTTTTGTCATGAGTTGCCTCATGAATTAG gTGACTTCGCTGTTTTACTAAAGGCTGGCATGACTGTTAAGCAGGCTGTTCTTTATAATGCTTTGTCAGCCATGCTGGCATATCTTGGAATGGCAACAGGAATCTTCATTGGTCATTATGCTGAAAATGTTTCCATGTGGATATTTGCACTTACTGCTGGCTTATTCATGTATGTTGCTCTGGTTGATATG gtACCTGAGATGCTGCACAATGATGCTAGTGACCATGGATGTAGCCGCTGGGGATATTTCTTTCTACAGAATGCTGGGATACTTTTGGGTTTTGGAATTATGTTGCTTATTTCCATATTTGAGCATAAAATTGTGTTTCGTATAAATTTCTAA
- the SLC39A6 gene encoding zinc transporter ZIP6 isoform X2: MARNLSVILILTFTLSVTNPLHELEPATAFPQTTEKIITNWESGINVDLAVTTRRHHLQQLFHRYGENNSLSVEGFRKLLQNIGIDKVKKIHIHHDHDHHSDHDHHSHRNHAASSKNNRKGLCPDRESDSSGKDSRNSQGKGSHRSEHATGRRNVLIKDGVTASEVTSTVSNAVSEGTHFLETIDTPKPGKLSPKDVSSSTPPSITEKSRVSRLASRKTNESLSEPRKGFMYSRNTNENTQECFNASKLLMSHGMGIQVLLNATEFNYLCPAIVNQIDARSCLIHTTSEKKAEIPPKTYSLQIAWVGGFIAISIISFLSLLGVILVPLMNRVFFKFLLSFLVALAVGTLSGDAFLHLLPHSHASHHHSHSHEESAMEMKRGPLFSHLSSQNIEESTYFDSTWKGLTALGGLYFMFLVEHVLTLIKQFKDKKKKNQKKPEADDDVEIKKQLSKYESQLSTNEEKVDADDRPEGFLRADSQEPSHFDSQQPAILEEEEVMIAHAHPQEVYNEYVPRGCKNKCHSHFHDTLGQSDELIHHHHDYHHILHHHHHQNHHPHSHSQRYSREELKDAGIATLAWMVIMGDGLHNFSDGLAIGAAFTEGLSSGLSTSVAVFCHELPHELGDFAVLLKAGMTVKQAVLYNALSAMLAYLGMATGIFIGHYAENVSMWIFALTAGLFMYVALVDMVPEMLHNDASDHGCSRWGYFFLQNAGILLGFGIMLLISIFEHKIVFRINF, encoded by the exons ATGGCGAGGAATTTATCTGTAATCTTGATTCTGACCTTCACCCTGTCAGTCACAAATCCCCTTCATGAACTAGAACCGGCAACTGCTTTCCCTCAGACCACTGAGAAAATTATTACAAATTGGGAATCTGGCATTAACGTTGACTTGGCAGTTACCACACGGCGACATCATCTACAGCAGCTTTTCCATCGCTATGGAGAAAATAATTCCTTGTCAGTTGAAGGGTTCAGAAAGTTGCTTCAGAATATAGGCATAGataaggttaaaaaaatccatatacacCATGACCACGACCACCACTCTGACCACGATCACCACTCTCACCGTAATCATGCTGCTTCCAGTAAAAATAATCGGAAAGGTCTTTGCCCAGACCGTGAGTCTGATAGTTCGGGTAAAGATTCCAGAAACAGCCAGGGGAAAGGATCTCACCGATCAGAACATGCCACTGGTAGAAGGAATGTTTTAATCAAGGATGGTGTTACTGCTAGTGAAGTGACCTCAACTGTGTCTAATGCTGTCTCTGAAGGAACTCACTTTCTAGAGACAATAGACACTCCAAAACCTGGAAAACTTTCCCCCAAAGATGTGAGCAGTTCCACTCCACCCAGTATCACAGAAAAGAGCCGGGTGAGCCGGCTGGCCAGTAGGAAAACAAATGAATCTCTGAGTGAGCCCAGAAAAGGCTTTATGTATTccagaaacacaaatgaaaatactCAGGAG TGTTTCAATGCATCAAAGTTGCTTATGTCTCATGGCATGGGCATCCAGGTTCTGCTGAATGCAACGGAGTTCAACTATCTCTGCCCAGCCATCGTCAATCAAATTGATGCTAGATCGTGTCTGATTCATACGAcgagtgaaaagaaagctgaaatcCCTCCAAAGACCTATTCTTTACAAATAG CCTGGGTTGGTGGCTTTATAGCCATTTCCATCATCAGTTTTCTGTCTTTGCTCGGCGTTATCTTAGTGCCTCTCATGAATCGGgtgtttttcaaatttctccTAAGTTTCCTTGTGGCACTGGCCGTTGGGACATTAAGTGGTGATGCTTTTTTACACCTCCTTCCACAT TCTCATGCAAGTCACCACCATAGTCACAGCCATGAAGAATCTGCAATGGAAATGAAGAGAGGGCCACTTTTCAGTCATCTGTCTTCTCAAAACATAGAAGAAAGTACCTATTTTGATTCCACATGGAAGGGTCTGACAGCTCTTGGTGGCTTGTATTTCATGTTTCTTGTTGAACATGTACTCACATTGATCAAGCAATttaaagataagaagaaaaag aatcagaaaaaacCTGAAGCTGATGATGATGTGGAGATTAAGAAGCAGCTGTCCAAGTATGAATCTCAACTTTCAACAAATGAGGAGAAAGTGGACGCAGATGATC GACCTGAAGGCTTTTTACGAGCAGACTCCCAGGAGCCCTCCCACTTTGATTCTCAACAGCCAGCGATCTTGGAAGAAGAAGAGGTCATGATAGCTCACGCTCATCCGCAGGAGGTCTATAATGAATACGTCCCCCGCGGGTGCAAGAATAAATGCCATTCACATTTTCATGATACGCTTGGCCAGTCAGACGAGCTCATTCACCACCATCATGACTACCATCACATTctgcatcaccaccaccaccaaaaccacCACCCCCACAGTCACAGTCAGCGCTACTCTCGGGAGGAGCTGAAGGACGCCGGCATCGCCACGTTGGCCTGGATGGTAATCATGGGCGACGGCCTGCACAATTTCAGCGATGGCCTCGCAATTG GAGCTGCTTTTACTGAAGGTTTATCAAGTGGTTTAAGTACTTCTGTTGCTGTGTTTTGTCATGAGTTGCCTCATGAATTAG gTGACTTCGCTGTTTTACTAAAGGCTGGCATGACTGTTAAGCAGGCTGTTCTTTATAATGCTTTGTCAGCCATGCTGGCATATCTTGGAATGGCAACAGGAATCTTCATTGGTCATTATGCTGAAAATGTTTCCATGTGGATATTTGCACTTACTGCTGGCTTATTCATGTATGTTGCTCTGGTTGATATG gtACCTGAGATGCTGCACAATGATGCTAGTGACCATGGATGTAGCCGCTGGGGATATTTCTTTCTACAGAATGCTGGGATACTTTTGGGTTTTGGAATTATGTTGCTTATTTCCATATTTGAGCATAAAATTGTGTTTCGTATAAATTTCTAA